One window from the genome of Aquabacterium sp. A3 encodes:
- the ftsA gene encoding cell division protein FtsA has product MAKEYKDLVVGLDIGTAKVMAVVAEVLPGGELRLAGMGVAPSHGLKRGVVVNIDATVQSIQQALKEAELMADCKISRVWTGITGSHIRGQNSTGMVIVRDKEVSPVDVTRVVETAKAINIPNDQRLLLVEPQEFIIDGHEVKEPIGMSGGRLEVKVHIVTGAQSAAENIVKCVRRCGLEVEQLILNPSASSAAVLTDDEKSLGVALVDIGAGTTDVSIFTDGSVRHTAVIPIAGDLITSDIAMALRTPTKDAEDIKVDHGVAKQLLADPNEHVEVPGLGDRAPRMLSRQALAGVIEPRVEEIFSLVHQVIRESGYEELLSSGIVLTGGSAVMPGMVELAEDIFLKPVRKGTPLYSGALYDMVASPRSATVMGLLEEARLARTRGMKAAQQAGSVQTLFGRVRDWFVGNF; this is encoded by the coding sequence ATGGCCAAGGAATACAAGGATCTGGTCGTCGGCCTGGACATCGGCACCGCCAAGGTGATGGCGGTGGTGGCCGAGGTTCTGCCCGGTGGTGAGCTGCGGCTGGCCGGCATGGGCGTGGCGCCCAGCCATGGGCTCAAGCGCGGCGTGGTCGTCAACATCGACGCCACGGTGCAGTCCATCCAGCAGGCGCTCAAAGAAGCCGAGCTGATGGCCGATTGCAAGATCAGCCGCGTGTGGACCGGCATCACCGGCAGCCACATCCGAGGACAGAACAGCACGGGCATGGTCATCGTGCGGGACAAGGAAGTCTCGCCCGTGGATGTGACGCGTGTGGTGGAAACCGCCAAAGCGATCAACATTCCCAATGACCAACGCCTCTTGCTGGTCGAGCCGCAAGAGTTCATCATTGATGGCCATGAGGTCAAAGAGCCGATTGGCATGAGCGGTGGTCGTCTGGAAGTCAAGGTGCACATCGTGACCGGCGCCCAGAGTGCCGCCGAGAACATCGTCAAGTGCGTGCGGCGTTGCGGCCTCGAGGTCGAGCAACTGATCCTCAACCCCAGCGCCTCGAGCGCGGCGGTGCTCACCGACGACGAGAAGTCGCTGGGCGTGGCCCTGGTCGACATTGGTGCCGGCACCACCGACGTGTCCATCTTCACCGATGGCTCGGTGCGCCACACGGCGGTCATCCCCATCGCGGGCGACCTCATCACCAGCGACATCGCCATGGCGCTGCGCACCCCCACCAAAGACGCCGAAGACATCAAGGTGGACCACGGCGTGGCCAAGCAGTTGCTGGCCGATCCCAATGAACACGTGGAGGTGCCCGGTCTGGGTGACCGCGCGCCGCGCATGCTCTCGCGCCAGGCCTTGGCCGGCGTGATCGAGCCGCGTGTGGAAGAGATCTTCTCGCTGGTTCATCAGGTGATCCGCGAATCAGGTTACGAGGAACTGCTGTCGTCCGGCATCGTGCTGACCGGCGGCTCGGCCGTGATGCCGGGCATGGTCGAGCTGGCCGAAGACATCTTCCTCAAGCCGGTGCGCAAGGGCACGCCCTTGTACTCCGGCGCGCTGTACGACATGGTGGCCAGCCCGCGCTCGGCCACCGTCATGGGCTTGCTCGAAGAGGCAAGACTCGCGCGAACGCGCGGGATGAAGGCGGCACAACAGGCCGGGTCCGTTCAAACGCTGTTTGGTCGGGTGCGTGACTGGTTTGTGGGCAATTTCTGA